The Henckelia pumila isolate YLH828 chromosome 2, ASM3356847v2, whole genome shotgun sequence genome includes a window with the following:
- the LOC140882531 gene encoding uncharacterized protein: MCGIALILSGIQIDSSPVSADCTSPSPPSSFQPLFSEDDIKIALQRRGPDSLGTKDVYLGSKCFSEGRENCVVESLVEDEGLVENGVGRGFLGELRFIGATLQLRGVNPVVQPLTDASGNVLVYNGEIFGGIYMSCDSNDTEVLMQSLGKCCSCISHVDSRSSCCSGTSQDSIPKLLSRIKGPWSLIYWQDTSKTLWFGRDAFGRRSLLVHWPTAHDSRLMLSSVSPTSLRLNYEFDEKQTVELNFWEELPCGIYSISVSALDLDGHLLGKVRKHEWNNSELNELITWERSRIHPKPEELSVSWRNVPIIQHDILSAFPLELEPMKASVASHRVLIALRESVMRRTTSNRIYMGRHVPVAVLFSGGLDSMIIAALVHHCIDKKYEIDLLNVSFDGESAPDRISARAGLKELQKNAPFRRWNLVEIDADLQNLPSEMKHVESLINPAKTYMDLNIGVALWIASRGDGWLYEDVGEVQGRHVRYKSDARILLVGAGADEQCAGYGRHRTKYRNGSWLGLHQEMKLDMQRIWKRNLGRDDRCIADNAKEARFPFLDEDVIKTLLDIPLWEIADLDQPSGVGDKKILREVARFLGLNEAAALPKRAIQFGSRIARESNKKNFGSNRAANQASAGSVAIY, encoded by the exons ATCCCCAGTAAGTGCCGATTGCACTAGCCCATCTCCTCCATCTTCTTTCCAG CCTTTGTTTTCAGAGGATGACATAAAAATTGCTCTGCAAAGAAGAGGCCCGGACAGTTTGGGAACTAAAGATGTTTATCTTGGTTCAAAATGTTTTTCTGAGGGAAGGGAGAATTGCGTGGTGGAATCTCTCGTCGAGGATGAAGGGCTGGTGGAAAATGGCGTGGGCCGTGGATTTTTAGGGGAATTGCGGTTTATTGGCGCGACATTGCAGCTTAGAGGAGTTAATCCTGTGGTTCAGCCGTTGACTGATGCATCCGGGAATGTTCTTGTTTATAATG GCGAAATATTTGGTGGAATTTATATGAGCTGTGATAGCAATGACACCGAGGTACTTATGCAGTCTCTGGGGAAGTGCTGCTCTTGTATTTCGCACGTGGACAGTAGATCTTCTTGCTGTTCTGGAACGAGCCAAGATTCCATTCCAAAACTTCTTTCCAGAATCAAGGGGCCTTGGTCTTTGATCTATTGGCAG GACACTTCAAAAACCTTGTGGTTTGGTCGAGATGCATTTGGAAGACGAAGTCTCCTGGTTCACTGGCCAACAGCCCATGATTCTCGGCTGATGCTATCTTCTGTATCACCAACTTCACTGCGCCTCAATTATG AATTTGATGAAAAGCAGACAGTTGAACTGAATTTCTGGGAAGAGCTGCCGTGTGGAATATATAGTATCTCAGTGTCTGCCTTAGATTTGGATGGACATTTACTTGGCAAAGTTAGAAAACACGAGTGGAATAATTCTGAGCTAAATGAGTTGATTACATGGGAGAGATCACGCATCCATCCCAAACCTGAGGAGTTGAGTGTTTCCTGGAGAAATGTTCCTATCATTCAGCATGACATACTTTCAGCCTTTCCGTTGGAATTAG AGCCTATGAAAGCTTCAGTAGCATCTCACAGAGTGCTGATCGCTTTAAGAGAATCTGTAATGAGACGTACCACTTCAAATAGAATCTATATG GGGAGACATGTTCCAGTGGCAGTGCTGTTTTCTGGTGGTTTAGATTCTATGATTATCGCTGCATTGGTTCATCACTGCATTGATAAAAAGT ACGAAATTGATCTTCTTAATGTCAGCTTTGATGGTGAGTCAGCACCTGACAGAATCTCAGCAAGGGCTGGATTAAAAGAActacagaagaatgcaccgttccGAAG ATGGAACCTTGTTGAAATTGATGCTGATTTGCAAAATTTGCCTTCTGAGATGAAGCACGTCGAGTCACTTATAAACCCTGCAAAAACCTATATG GACCTGAATATAGGCGTGGCGTTATGGATAGCTTCTAGGGGTGATGGCTGGCTTTACGAGGATGTGGGTGAAGTACAAGGCCGACATGTCAGGTACAAGTCAGATGCCAGGATTCTCTTGGTGGGTGCTGGTGCCGATGAACAATGTGCTGGATATGGTCGACATAGGACAAAGTATAGAAATGGGAG TTGGCTTGGGCTCCATCAGGAAATGAAATTGGACATGCAAAGAATTTGGAAAAGAAACTTAGGAAGAGACGATAGGTGTATAGCTGACAATGCGAAGGAG GCAAGATTCCCATTTCTGGACGAAGATGTCATAAAAACTTTGCTTGATATTCCATTATGGGAGATCGCAGACCTTGATCAACCGAGTGGAGTCGGCGACAAGAAAATTCTGCGGGAG GTTGCTCGGTTTCTTGGGCTGAACGAAGCCGCTGCTCTGCCTAAAAGAGCTATTCAG TTTGGATCAAGAATCGCGAGGGAATCGAACAAGAAAAACTTTGGAAGTAATCGAGCCGCGAACCAAGCATCTGCAGGGAGTGTGGCGATATATTGA